The following are from one region of the Myotis daubentonii chromosome 2, mMyoDau2.1, whole genome shotgun sequence genome:
- the MBD6 gene encoding methyl-CpG-binding domain protein 6 isoform X1, with protein MNGGNESSGADRPGGPVATSVPIGWQRCVREGAVLYISPSGTELSSLEQTRSYLLSDGTCKCGLECPLNVPKVFNFDPLAPVTPGGAGVGPASEEDMTKLCNHRRKAVAMATLYRSMETTCSHSSPGEGASPQMFHTVSPGPPSTRPPCRVPPTTPLNGGPGSLPPEPSSVPQAFPPLAGPGGLFPPRLPDPVPSGGSSSPCFLPRGNAPSPAPPPPPAISLNAPSYNWGAPLRSSLVPPDLGSLPAPHASSSPPSDPPLFHCSDALTPPPLPPSNNLPAPRGPPGPSTQPPVSSATMHLPLVLGPQGGAPIVEGPGAPPFLASSLLSAAAKAQRPPHPPPSTLQGQRPCAPPPSASHSSSPRPTQRRPRRPPTVLRLLEGGGPQAPRRSRPRAPAPVPQSFSLPEPSQPILPSVLSLLGLPTPGSSHSDGSFNLLGSDAHLPPPPTLSSGSPPQPRHPLLSSLPGTSSGSLSSVPGAPAPPAASKAPLVPSPVLQSPSDGLGMGASTTCPLPPLAGGEAFPFPSPEQGLALSGAGFPGMLGALPLPLSLGQPPPSPLLSHSLFGMLAGGGGQPPPEPLLPPPGGPGPPLAPGEPEGPSLLVASLLPPPPSDLLSPPSAPPSNLLASFLPLLALGPTAGDGEGSAEGAGGPSGETFSGLGDLPPLLFPPLSAPPTLIALNSALLAASLDPPSGTSPQPCVLSAPQPGPPTSSVTTATTDLGASSLGKAPSNSGRPPQLLSPLLSASLLGDLSSLTSSPGALPSLLQPPGSLLSGQLGLQLLPGGGAPPPLSEASSPLACLLQSLQIPPEQPEAPHLPPESPTSALEPEPARPPLSALAPPHSSPDPPVPELLTGRGSGKRGRRGGGGHRGINGEARPGRGRKPGSRREPGRLALKWGARGGFNGQMERSPKRTHHWQHNGELAEGGAEPKDPSPPGPHSEDLKSIFSQVPPGVVRKSRRGRRRKYNPTRNSNISRQDVVTLDPSPTTRAAVPLPPRARPGRPAKNKRRKLAP; from the exons ATGAATGGGGGCAATGAGAGCAGTGGAGCAGACAGACCTGGGGGCCCTGTGGCCACATCTGTCCCCATCGGCTGGCAGCGCTGTGTTCGTGAGGGTGCTGTGCTCTATATCAG CCCAAGTGGCACCGAGCTGTCTTCCTTGGAGCAAACCCGGAGCTACCTCCTCAGCGATGGGACCTGCAAGTGCGGTCTGGAGTGTCCACTCAATGTCCCCAAG GTTTTCAACTTTGACCCTTTGGCCCCGGTGACcccgggtggggctggggtggggccagcatcAGAGGAAGACATGACCAAGCTGTGCAACCATCGAAGGAAAGCCGTTGCCATGGCAACCTTGTACCGCAGCATGGAGACCACCTGCTCACACTCTTCTCCTG GAGAGGGAGCGAGCCCCCAAATGTTCCACACTGTGTCCCCAGGGCCCCCCTCTACCCGCCCTCCCTGTAGAGTCCCTCCTACAACTCCACTTAATGGGGGTCCTGGCTCCCTTCCCCCAGAACCATCCTCAGTTCCACAGGCCTTCCCCCCTCTAGCAGGCCCTGGGGGGCTCTTCCCACCAAGGCTTCCTGATCCAGTCCCCTCTGGAGGCAGCAGCAGTCCCTGTTTCCTCCCAAGGGGCAATGCTCCCTCTCcagctccacctcctccacctgccATTAGCCTCAATGCTCCCTCATACAACTGGGGAGCACCCCTCCGATCCAGCCTGGTGCCCCCTGACTTGGGCTCTCTTCCAGCTCCTCATGCCTCCTCCTCGCCACCTTCAGATCCTCCTCTCTTCCACTGTAGTGATGCCTTAACACCCCCTCCTTTGCCCCCAAGCAATAATCTCCCTGCTCCCCGCGGTCCCCCTGGTCCTTCCACTCAACCACCAGTGTCTTCAGCCACTATGCACCTGCCCCTGGTCCTGGGACCCCAGGGAGGGGCCCCCATCGTGGAAGGCCCTGGGGCACCCCCCTTCCTTGCTAGCAGCCTACTCTCTGCAGCGGCCAAGGCACagcgtcccccccacccccctcccagcactTTACAGGGCCAAAGGCCCTGTGCCCCACCACCCTCAGCTTCCCACTCATCATCACCCCGTCCCACTCAGCGCCGTCCCCGCAGACCCCCAACTGTATTGCGATTGTTAGAAGGGGGAGGCCCTCAAGCCCCGAGACGGAGCCGTCCTCGtgcccctgcccctgtgccccaATCCTTTTCTCTCCCTGAGCCATCCCAACCTATTCTCCCTTCTGTGCTGTCCCTTCTGGgactccccacccctggctcttcCCACTCTGATGGAAGCTTTAACCTTTTGGGGTCAGATGCacaccttcctcctcccccaaccctctcctCAGGGAGCCCTCCCCAGCCTAGGcaccccctcctttcctccctgcctgGGACCTCCAGTGGCAGCCTCAGCAGTGTGCCAG gtgcccctgccccaccagctGCCTCCAAAGCCCCCCTAGTTCCCAGCCCTGTACTTCAAAGCCCATCTGACGGACTGGGGATGGGGGCGAGCAccacctgccctctgcctcccctggctggtggggaggctttccctttccccagccctgagcagggcctggcactgagTGGAGCTGGCTTCCCAGGGATGCTAGGAGCCTTGCCTCTCCCTCTGAGTCTGGGGCAGCCTCCACCTTCTCCATTACTCAGCCACAGTTTATTTGGcatgctggctgggggagggggacaacCGCCCCCTGAGCCCCTGCTACCCCCACCAGGGGGACCTGGCCCTCCCCTAGCCCCAGGCGAGCCTGAAGGGCCTTCACTTTTGGTGGCTTCCCTGCTTCCACCACCCCCTTCAGACCTCCTTTCACCCCCTTCTGCACCTCCTAGCAACCTCCTAGCCTCTTTCCTGCCTCTGTTGGCCCTGGGCCCCACagctggggatggggagggatctgcagagggagctggaggtccAAGTGGGGAGACATTTTCAGGTTTAGGAGACCTGCCCCCGCTACTGTTTCCCCCACTTTCAGCCCCCCCTACCCTCATAGCTTTAAATTCTgcgctgctggctgccagcctggATCCCCCCTCTGGGACGTCCCCTCAG CCCTGTGTCCTGAGTGCCCCCCAACCTGGACCACCTACCTCCAGTGTCACCACGGCAACTACTGACCTGGGAGCCTCCTCTCTGGGCAAGGCCCCCTCCAACTCAGGGAGACCCCCCCAACTCCTTAGCCCTCTGCTGAGTGCCAGCCTGCTGG GTGATCTGTCTTCGCTGAccagcagccctggagccctccccagcCTGTTGCAGCCTCCTGGCTCTCTTCTCTCTGGCCAATTGGGGTTGCAGCTCCTCCCTGGGGGGGGAGCTCCTCCACCCCTCTCAGAGGCTTCTAGTCCCTTAGCCTGCCTGCTACAAAGTCTCCAG ATCCCTCCAGAGCAGCCAGAAGCCCCCCATCTGCCCCCTGAGAGCCCCACCTCAGCCCTAGAACCAGAGCCTGCTCGGCCTCCCCTCAGTGCCTTAGCCCCACCCCACAGTTCTCCCGACCCCCCAGTCCCTGAGCTGCTCACTGGGAGGGGGTCAGGGAAACGGGgccggaggggaggagggggacataGGGGCATTAATggtgaggccaggccaggccggggTCGAAAGCCTGGCAGCCGGCGGGAACCTGGCCGATTAGCCCTCAAGTGGGGGGCACGTGGAGGCTTCAATGGACAAATGGAACGGTCCCCCAAAAGGACCCACCATTGGCAGCATAATGGGGAACTGGCTGAAGGGGGTGCTGAGCCCAAGGATCCATCCCCTCCTGGGCCCCATTCTGAGGACCTTAAG TCCATCTTTTCTCAGGTGCCTCCAGGGGTAGTCAGAAAGTCTCGTCGAGGTCGGAGGAGAAAATACAA CCCTACCCGGAACAGCAATATCTCCCGCCAGGATGTTGTTACCTTGGACCCCAGCCCCACAACCCGA GCggctgtccctctgcctccccggGCCCGCCCTGGCCGTCCTGCCAAAAACAAGAGGAGGAAACTGGCCCCATAG
- the MBD6 gene encoding methyl-CpG-binding domain protein 6 isoform X4: MNGGNESSGADRPGGPVATSVPIGWQRCVREGAVLYISPSGTELSSLEQTRSYLLSDGTCKCGLECPLNVPKVFNFDPLAPVTPGGAGVGPASEEDMTKLCNHRRKAVAMATLYRSMETTCSHSSPGEGASPQMFHTVSPGPPSTRPPCRVPPTTPLNGGPGSLPPEPSSVPQAFPPLAGPGGLFPPRLPDPVPSGGSSSPCFLPRGNAPSPAPPPPPAISLNAPSYNWGAPLRSSLVPPDLGSLPAPHASSSPPSDPPLFHCSDALTPPPLPPSNNLPAPRGPPGPSTQPPVSSATMHLPLVLGPQGGAPIVEGPGAPPFLASSLLSAAAKAQRPPHPPPSTLQGQRPCAPPPSASHSSSPRPTQRRPRRPPTVLRLLEGGGPQAPRRSRPRAPAPVPQSFSLPEPSQPILPSVLSLLGLPTPGSSHSDGSFNLLGSDAHLPPPPTLSSGSPPQPRHPLLSSLPGTSSGSLSSVPGAPAPPAASKAPLVPSPVLQSPSDGLGMGASTTCPLPPLAGGEAFPFPSPEQGLALSGAGFPGMLGALPLPLSLGQPPPSPLLSHSLFGMLAGGGGQPPPEPLLPPPGGPGPPLAPGEPEGPSLLVASLLPPPPSDLLSPPSAPPSNLLASFLPLLALGPTAGDGEGSAEGAGGPSGETFSGLGDLPPLLFPPLSAPPTLIALNSALLAASLDPPSGTSPQPCVLSAPQPGPPTSSVTTATTDLGASSLGKAPSNSGRPPQLLSPLLSASLLGDLSSLTSSPGALPSLLQPPGSLLSGQLGLQLLPGGGAPPPLSEASSPLACLLQSLQIPPEQPEAPHLPPESPTSALEPEPARPPLSALAPPHSSPDPPVPELLTGRGSGKRGRRGGGGHRGINGEARPGRGRKPGSRREPGRLALKWGARGGFNGQMERSPKRTHHWQHNGELAEGGAEPKDPSPPGPHSEDLKVPPGVVRKSRRGRRRKYKKFPTQTLKFIWCLGRCS; the protein is encoded by the exons ATGAATGGGGGCAATGAGAGCAGTGGAGCAGACAGACCTGGGGGCCCTGTGGCCACATCTGTCCCCATCGGCTGGCAGCGCTGTGTTCGTGAGGGTGCTGTGCTCTATATCAG CCCAAGTGGCACCGAGCTGTCTTCCTTGGAGCAAACCCGGAGCTACCTCCTCAGCGATGGGACCTGCAAGTGCGGTCTGGAGTGTCCACTCAATGTCCCCAAG GTTTTCAACTTTGACCCTTTGGCCCCGGTGACcccgggtggggctggggtggggccagcatcAGAGGAAGACATGACCAAGCTGTGCAACCATCGAAGGAAAGCCGTTGCCATGGCAACCTTGTACCGCAGCATGGAGACCACCTGCTCACACTCTTCTCCTG GAGAGGGAGCGAGCCCCCAAATGTTCCACACTGTGTCCCCAGGGCCCCCCTCTACCCGCCCTCCCTGTAGAGTCCCTCCTACAACTCCACTTAATGGGGGTCCTGGCTCCCTTCCCCCAGAACCATCCTCAGTTCCACAGGCCTTCCCCCCTCTAGCAGGCCCTGGGGGGCTCTTCCCACCAAGGCTTCCTGATCCAGTCCCCTCTGGAGGCAGCAGCAGTCCCTGTTTCCTCCCAAGGGGCAATGCTCCCTCTCcagctccacctcctccacctgccATTAGCCTCAATGCTCCCTCATACAACTGGGGAGCACCCCTCCGATCCAGCCTGGTGCCCCCTGACTTGGGCTCTCTTCCAGCTCCTCATGCCTCCTCCTCGCCACCTTCAGATCCTCCTCTCTTCCACTGTAGTGATGCCTTAACACCCCCTCCTTTGCCCCCAAGCAATAATCTCCCTGCTCCCCGCGGTCCCCCTGGTCCTTCCACTCAACCACCAGTGTCTTCAGCCACTATGCACCTGCCCCTGGTCCTGGGACCCCAGGGAGGGGCCCCCATCGTGGAAGGCCCTGGGGCACCCCCCTTCCTTGCTAGCAGCCTACTCTCTGCAGCGGCCAAGGCACagcgtcccccccacccccctcccagcactTTACAGGGCCAAAGGCCCTGTGCCCCACCACCCTCAGCTTCCCACTCATCATCACCCCGTCCCACTCAGCGCCGTCCCCGCAGACCCCCAACTGTATTGCGATTGTTAGAAGGGGGAGGCCCTCAAGCCCCGAGACGGAGCCGTCCTCGtgcccctgcccctgtgccccaATCCTTTTCTCTCCCTGAGCCATCCCAACCTATTCTCCCTTCTGTGCTGTCCCTTCTGGgactccccacccctggctcttcCCACTCTGATGGAAGCTTTAACCTTTTGGGGTCAGATGCacaccttcctcctcccccaaccctctcctCAGGGAGCCCTCCCCAGCCTAGGcaccccctcctttcctccctgcctgGGACCTCCAGTGGCAGCCTCAGCAGTGTGCCAG gtgcccctgccccaccagctGCCTCCAAAGCCCCCCTAGTTCCCAGCCCTGTACTTCAAAGCCCATCTGACGGACTGGGGATGGGGGCGAGCAccacctgccctctgcctcccctggctggtggggaggctttccctttccccagccctgagcagggcctggcactgagTGGAGCTGGCTTCCCAGGGATGCTAGGAGCCTTGCCTCTCCCTCTGAGTCTGGGGCAGCCTCCACCTTCTCCATTACTCAGCCACAGTTTATTTGGcatgctggctgggggagggggacaacCGCCCCCTGAGCCCCTGCTACCCCCACCAGGGGGACCTGGCCCTCCCCTAGCCCCAGGCGAGCCTGAAGGGCCTTCACTTTTGGTGGCTTCCCTGCTTCCACCACCCCCTTCAGACCTCCTTTCACCCCCTTCTGCACCTCCTAGCAACCTCCTAGCCTCTTTCCTGCCTCTGTTGGCCCTGGGCCCCACagctggggatggggagggatctgcagagggagctggaggtccAAGTGGGGAGACATTTTCAGGTTTAGGAGACCTGCCCCCGCTACTGTTTCCCCCACTTTCAGCCCCCCCTACCCTCATAGCTTTAAATTCTgcgctgctggctgccagcctggATCCCCCCTCTGGGACGTCCCCTCAG CCCTGTGTCCTGAGTGCCCCCCAACCTGGACCACCTACCTCCAGTGTCACCACGGCAACTACTGACCTGGGAGCCTCCTCTCTGGGCAAGGCCCCCTCCAACTCAGGGAGACCCCCCCAACTCCTTAGCCCTCTGCTGAGTGCCAGCCTGCTGG GTGATCTGTCTTCGCTGAccagcagccctggagccctccccagcCTGTTGCAGCCTCCTGGCTCTCTTCTCTCTGGCCAATTGGGGTTGCAGCTCCTCCCTGGGGGGGGAGCTCCTCCACCCCTCTCAGAGGCTTCTAGTCCCTTAGCCTGCCTGCTACAAAGTCTCCAG ATCCCTCCAGAGCAGCCAGAAGCCCCCCATCTGCCCCCTGAGAGCCCCACCTCAGCCCTAGAACCAGAGCCTGCTCGGCCTCCCCTCAGTGCCTTAGCCCCACCCCACAGTTCTCCCGACCCCCCAGTCCCTGAGCTGCTCACTGGGAGGGGGTCAGGGAAACGGGgccggaggggaggagggggacataGGGGCATTAATggtgaggccaggccaggccggggTCGAAAGCCTGGCAGCCGGCGGGAACCTGGCCGATTAGCCCTCAAGTGGGGGGCACGTGGAGGCTTCAATGGACAAATGGAACGGTCCCCCAAAAGGACCCACCATTGGCAGCATAATGGGGAACTGGCTGAAGGGGGTGCTGAGCCCAAGGATCCATCCCCTCCTGGGCCCCATTCTGAGGACCTTAAG GTGCCTCCAGGGGTAGTCAGAAAGTCTCGTCGAGGTCGGAGGAGAAAATACAA AAAGTTTCCCACCCAAACTCTGAAATTCATCTGGTGCTTGGGGAGGTGTTCCTGA
- the MBD6 gene encoding methyl-CpG-binding domain protein 6 isoform X3: MNGGNESSGADRPGGPVATSVPIGWQRCVREGAVLYISPSGTELSSLEQTRSYLLSDGTCKCGLECPLNVPKVFNFDPLAPVTPGGAGVGPASEEDMTKLCNHRRKAVAMATLYRSMETTCSHSSPGEGASPQMFHTVSPGPPSTRPPCRVPPTTPLNGGPGSLPPEPSSVPQAFPPLAGPGGLFPPRLPDPVPSGGSSSPCFLPRGNAPSPAPPPPPAISLNAPSYNWGAPLRSSLVPPDLGSLPAPHASSSPPSDPPLFHCSDALTPPPLPPSNNLPAPRGPPGPSTQPPVSSATMHLPLVLGPQGGAPIVEGPGAPPFLASSLLSAAAKAQRPPHPPPSTLQGQRPCAPPPSASHSSSPRPTQRRPRRPPTVLRLLEGGGPQAPRRSRPRAPAPVPQSFSLPEPSQPILPSVLSLLGLPTPGSSHSDGSFNLLGSDAHLPPPPTLSSGSPPQPRHPLLSSLPGTSSGSLSSVPGAPAPPAASKAPLVPSPVLQSPSDGLGMGASTTCPLPPLAGGEAFPFPSPEQGLALSGAGFPGMLGALPLPLSLGQPPPSPLLSHSLFGMLAGGGGQPPPEPLLPPPGGPGPPLAPGEPEGPSLLVASLLPPPPSDLLSPPSAPPSNLLASFLPLLALGPTAGDGEGSAEGAGGPSGETFSGLGDLPPLLFPPLSAPPTLIALNSALLAASLDPPSGTSPQPCVLSAPQPGPPTSSVTTATTDLGASSLGKAPSNSGRPPQLLSPLLSASLLGDLSSLTSSPGALPSLLQPPGSLLSGQLGLQLLPGGGAPPPLSEASSPLACLLQSLQIPPEQPEAPHLPPESPTSALEPEPARPPLSALAPPHSSPDPPVPELLTGRGSGKRGRRGGGGHRGINGEARPGRGRKPGSRREPGRLALKWGARGGFNGQMERSPKRTHHWQHNGELAEGGAEPKDPSPPGPHSEDLKSIFSQVPPGVVRKSRRGRRRKYKKFPTQTLKFIWCLGRCS, encoded by the exons ATGAATGGGGGCAATGAGAGCAGTGGAGCAGACAGACCTGGGGGCCCTGTGGCCACATCTGTCCCCATCGGCTGGCAGCGCTGTGTTCGTGAGGGTGCTGTGCTCTATATCAG CCCAAGTGGCACCGAGCTGTCTTCCTTGGAGCAAACCCGGAGCTACCTCCTCAGCGATGGGACCTGCAAGTGCGGTCTGGAGTGTCCACTCAATGTCCCCAAG GTTTTCAACTTTGACCCTTTGGCCCCGGTGACcccgggtggggctggggtggggccagcatcAGAGGAAGACATGACCAAGCTGTGCAACCATCGAAGGAAAGCCGTTGCCATGGCAACCTTGTACCGCAGCATGGAGACCACCTGCTCACACTCTTCTCCTG GAGAGGGAGCGAGCCCCCAAATGTTCCACACTGTGTCCCCAGGGCCCCCCTCTACCCGCCCTCCCTGTAGAGTCCCTCCTACAACTCCACTTAATGGGGGTCCTGGCTCCCTTCCCCCAGAACCATCCTCAGTTCCACAGGCCTTCCCCCCTCTAGCAGGCCCTGGGGGGCTCTTCCCACCAAGGCTTCCTGATCCAGTCCCCTCTGGAGGCAGCAGCAGTCCCTGTTTCCTCCCAAGGGGCAATGCTCCCTCTCcagctccacctcctccacctgccATTAGCCTCAATGCTCCCTCATACAACTGGGGAGCACCCCTCCGATCCAGCCTGGTGCCCCCTGACTTGGGCTCTCTTCCAGCTCCTCATGCCTCCTCCTCGCCACCTTCAGATCCTCCTCTCTTCCACTGTAGTGATGCCTTAACACCCCCTCCTTTGCCCCCAAGCAATAATCTCCCTGCTCCCCGCGGTCCCCCTGGTCCTTCCACTCAACCACCAGTGTCTTCAGCCACTATGCACCTGCCCCTGGTCCTGGGACCCCAGGGAGGGGCCCCCATCGTGGAAGGCCCTGGGGCACCCCCCTTCCTTGCTAGCAGCCTACTCTCTGCAGCGGCCAAGGCACagcgtcccccccacccccctcccagcactTTACAGGGCCAAAGGCCCTGTGCCCCACCACCCTCAGCTTCCCACTCATCATCACCCCGTCCCACTCAGCGCCGTCCCCGCAGACCCCCAACTGTATTGCGATTGTTAGAAGGGGGAGGCCCTCAAGCCCCGAGACGGAGCCGTCCTCGtgcccctgcccctgtgccccaATCCTTTTCTCTCCCTGAGCCATCCCAACCTATTCTCCCTTCTGTGCTGTCCCTTCTGGgactccccacccctggctcttcCCACTCTGATGGAAGCTTTAACCTTTTGGGGTCAGATGCacaccttcctcctcccccaaccctctcctCAGGGAGCCCTCCCCAGCCTAGGcaccccctcctttcctccctgcctgGGACCTCCAGTGGCAGCCTCAGCAGTGTGCCAG gtgcccctgccccaccagctGCCTCCAAAGCCCCCCTAGTTCCCAGCCCTGTACTTCAAAGCCCATCTGACGGACTGGGGATGGGGGCGAGCAccacctgccctctgcctcccctggctggtggggaggctttccctttccccagccctgagcagggcctggcactgagTGGAGCTGGCTTCCCAGGGATGCTAGGAGCCTTGCCTCTCCCTCTGAGTCTGGGGCAGCCTCCACCTTCTCCATTACTCAGCCACAGTTTATTTGGcatgctggctgggggagggggacaacCGCCCCCTGAGCCCCTGCTACCCCCACCAGGGGGACCTGGCCCTCCCCTAGCCCCAGGCGAGCCTGAAGGGCCTTCACTTTTGGTGGCTTCCCTGCTTCCACCACCCCCTTCAGACCTCCTTTCACCCCCTTCTGCACCTCCTAGCAACCTCCTAGCCTCTTTCCTGCCTCTGTTGGCCCTGGGCCCCACagctggggatggggagggatctgcagagggagctggaggtccAAGTGGGGAGACATTTTCAGGTTTAGGAGACCTGCCCCCGCTACTGTTTCCCCCACTTTCAGCCCCCCCTACCCTCATAGCTTTAAATTCTgcgctgctggctgccagcctggATCCCCCCTCTGGGACGTCCCCTCAG CCCTGTGTCCTGAGTGCCCCCCAACCTGGACCACCTACCTCCAGTGTCACCACGGCAACTACTGACCTGGGAGCCTCCTCTCTGGGCAAGGCCCCCTCCAACTCAGGGAGACCCCCCCAACTCCTTAGCCCTCTGCTGAGTGCCAGCCTGCTGG GTGATCTGTCTTCGCTGAccagcagccctggagccctccccagcCTGTTGCAGCCTCCTGGCTCTCTTCTCTCTGGCCAATTGGGGTTGCAGCTCCTCCCTGGGGGGGGAGCTCCTCCACCCCTCTCAGAGGCTTCTAGTCCCTTAGCCTGCCTGCTACAAAGTCTCCAG ATCCCTCCAGAGCAGCCAGAAGCCCCCCATCTGCCCCCTGAGAGCCCCACCTCAGCCCTAGAACCAGAGCCTGCTCGGCCTCCCCTCAGTGCCTTAGCCCCACCCCACAGTTCTCCCGACCCCCCAGTCCCTGAGCTGCTCACTGGGAGGGGGTCAGGGAAACGGGgccggaggggaggagggggacataGGGGCATTAATggtgaggccaggccaggccggggTCGAAAGCCTGGCAGCCGGCGGGAACCTGGCCGATTAGCCCTCAAGTGGGGGGCACGTGGAGGCTTCAATGGACAAATGGAACGGTCCCCCAAAAGGACCCACCATTGGCAGCATAATGGGGAACTGGCTGAAGGGGGTGCTGAGCCCAAGGATCCATCCCCTCCTGGGCCCCATTCTGAGGACCTTAAG TCCATCTTTTCTCAGGTGCCTCCAGGGGTAGTCAGAAAGTCTCGTCGAGGTCGGAGGAGAAAATACAA AAAGTTTCCCACCCAAACTCTGAAATTCATCTGGTGCTTGGGGAGGTGTTCCTGA